One part of the Cupriavidus taiwanensis genome encodes these proteins:
- a CDS encoding ATP-binding protein has product MELNPSQLQKLLAACIPAMLPVLVAGAPGIGKSDIVARAASDAGSDLLISHPVVEDPTDSKGLPFPSADGAHARFLPFGDLERALSARRPLVWFIDDLGQATPAVQAAKMQLLLARKIGEHVLPPHVTFVAATNRRIDNAGVSNILDPLKSRFATIVELTTSIEDWTRWAVATGQPPELIAFLRFRPDLLLSANRTREIENLPSPRSWGMVGKLSQVVPAELEHVTFAGAVGQGAATEFVAFKRLFRQMPSPDGVLAAPSTAPIPTDVAVQYGIVTALARLANANNFDRVMVYANRLHEAGLGEFAVLLVRDAVERDASIASTPAFIVAQGGPIGAHIRGQ; this is encoded by the coding sequence ATGGAACTAAACCCCTCCCAACTGCAAAAACTGCTCGCCGCCTGCATCCCGGCCATGCTGCCGGTCCTTGTGGCGGGAGCGCCCGGCATCGGCAAGAGCGACATCGTCGCCCGGGCTGCTTCGGACGCCGGATCCGACCTCCTGATTTCGCACCCGGTGGTCGAAGACCCGACCGATTCGAAAGGCTTGCCCTTTCCGTCGGCCGACGGTGCGCATGCACGCTTTCTGCCTTTCGGCGATCTCGAACGCGCGCTCAGCGCTCGCCGCCCATTGGTCTGGTTCATCGACGACCTGGGCCAGGCCACACCCGCGGTCCAGGCCGCCAAGATGCAGCTGCTGCTCGCCCGGAAAATCGGTGAGCACGTGCTGCCGCCACATGTCACCTTCGTTGCCGCGACCAATCGCCGCATCGACAACGCGGGCGTCTCCAACATTCTCGATCCGCTGAAGTCCCGCTTCGCGACCATCGTGGAGCTGACCACGTCGATCGAGGACTGGACGCGCTGGGCCGTTGCGACGGGCCAGCCGCCGGAGCTGATTGCATTCCTGCGCTTCCGGCCGGACTTGCTGCTGTCGGCGAATCGCACCCGCGAGATTGAGAACCTGCCGAGCCCGCGGTCCTGGGGAATGGTGGGCAAGCTGTCGCAGGTGGTGCCCGCCGAACTGGAGCACGTCACCTTCGCCGGCGCGGTGGGGCAGGGCGCTGCGACAGAGTTTGTGGCGTTCAAGCGTCTCTTTCGCCAGATGCCTTCGCCAGACGGCGTCCTCGCTGCGCCGTCAACGGCGCCGATTCCGACGGACGTGGCTGTGCAATATGGCATTGTCACGGCGCTGGCGCGCCTGGCCAATGCCAACAATTTCGATCGCGTGATGGTTTACGCGAATCGGCTGCACGAAGCCGGGCTCGGTGAATTTGCCGTGCTGCTGGTCCGTGACGCCGTGGAGCGCGATGCATCGATCGCCAGTACCCCAGCGTTCATCGTGGCGCAGGGCGGCCCCATTGGCGCCCACATCCGCGGCCAGTAG
- a CDS encoding DUF4313 domain-containing protein, with translation MASYPAGVQLRVGLYDANLRPAIQLICADDGMPYASLSVNLPGTPLLDGEFCVAADWNLPADLKAALLASGKFTDAGRVSPGPIQGGAIWRIDCPELLSQFAAARVVACRTPAHRIAALV, from the coding sequence GTGGCCAGCTATCCCGCCGGCGTGCAGCTGCGCGTCGGTCTCTACGACGCCAACCTGCGCCCGGCCATCCAGCTGATCTGCGCAGACGACGGCATGCCGTATGCCTCGCTCAGCGTCAACTTGCCGGGCACGCCATTGCTCGACGGTGAATTCTGCGTGGCCGCCGACTGGAACCTTCCGGCGGATCTCAAAGCGGCGCTGCTGGCCAGCGGCAAGTTCACGGACGCGGGCCGCGTGTCGCCTGGGCCCATTCAAGGCGGCGCAATCTGGCGCATCGATTGTCCCGAACTGCTGTCGCAGTTCGCCGCGGCTCGGGTGGTCGCCTGTCGCACGCCTGCGCATCGCATTGCCGCCCTGGTGTAG